The following nucleotide sequence is from Geoalkalibacter sp..
CCAGCAACCCCAGGTGGGCTTCCTCGTAGCGGGCAAAGCGGCTGAACATGGTTTTCAAGCGTTCCTCGGGAAAGCTGGCGACGGCAAAGAGGTGCATGCGGCGAAAATCCTGCTCCAGGTCCATGGCGATGCGCAAGGCAGCCGCCTGTGACTTTGGATGCTCGCCTACATCCGCCAGCATTGCCTTGGCCCTTTGTAAAAGGTCATGGGCCAGATGTTTCGCTTCGGGGAGTTCGACGCAGGGAGAAAGTTTGTCGTCAGGCACCTCAAGGGCGCATTCAATCTGCACCGCATGATCTTCCTCATCGAGAGCCAGTTCCTGGAAGGTTTTTCGCACCTCGACGTCCAATCCGTCCATCTTCGCCATCAGGCGATATATCTGAGCGATCGTCCGCTCCACCTCGCAACACTGCGTCATCAGGTTTCTCATGGTATCGACTCCCTCAAGAAATCCTCCGGCCCATCCAGAATAAACAAGCAAATTTAAGTCATTAGACTCGCATAAAAGCGAAGTGTATACAAGTGGGCGGCGCGTGCTCTTGTGTCTCTTCTGATCTGGTCCTGAATAAACCGGGGGATGAATCAGGGGCCGCGATTGCATTCGAGAAAAACAGCGCTATAGTGAGCGCCGTGGCCTTGTGCCCATCACGCCAACCATGCAAGGAGGAGAGCTATGGGAACGCATTACATTACCGAAGACTGCACGACCTGCGGGGCCTGCGAGCCGGTTTGTCCGGTGGAGGCCATCAGTCCGGGCGACCCCATGTATGTCATCGACAAGGAGACCTGCACGGATTGCGGAGCCTGCGATGATGTCTGCCCCGTGGAGGCCATCAAGTACTAGCCCGCCCCGCCGGTGAATCGCAAATTAAGCGGCCCGCCAGGTGACGGGCCGTGTCTTTTTGCAGGACCATCCCCCCTCCCGTGCCCGATCGGTATTCGGGAGGGGGGCGAAAACTTCACTCCAGGCTTTCAGGAACGAGTCCGGCGAATGCCGTAGCCCGCCGAAATCTCGCCGTCGCCGCGCCGCTGGGCGAGTTGCAAATCACCTTCGGCAGGTCCGCTGACCGCTACCAGCAAGGGCACGTACTGGTTTCCGGCCAGACGCATGGGGACTTCGATCCGACCGCGCAATCCCACCAGTTCGACCGCCTCCAGATTCTGATGCTTGATGAAATTGACCTTCGCGGGTTCGCCGGAGCGACCGCCGCAGGTGAGGATCCTTGATCCGGGCGCCGCTTCGATCACCGTCTCGCAGGGCCCACAGACGATTCTGAGGCGGGTATGCTGTTCGATGATTACCGCGCAGGGATCGCCCGTTTCGCCCTGCGGCGCCGGAACCAGTTGCTCGGCCACGGCCTGGCGGATGCCCGCCGTCAGCTGCTTCATGGCCCGCGCGTCGGCCAGGTGCAGCCGAATGGCGGCGGCGCCGCGCAGGAGGCTGGCGTCTAGGATCAGGGTCGCCACGCCGAAGGCACTGCGGGTGCCGGCGATCATGCCCACGAAGAGGTCGGCATCCGGGTCGCCGGCATCGACGATGCTGATGTTGCGCTGGGCGATGTTGTTGTTGCCCTGGACCGGCACCGCCAACCCGCCGACGGGCGCTGGGCCGTCGTGGGGCGAGGCTTCCACCAGCAGGCAGGGATGCCAATGAACGGTGGCTCCCCCGACCATGACCGTTGCGGGTGGAATCAGCGCCTGCGGCCAGGTGAATTTCACGATCTGATCGGCGCCGACCCCGAGATTGTCGATGCGCGCTTCGCCGATCAGGTAGGTGCCAGGCACCAGGGGATTGGGGAGCGGCGCGCCGACGTTGTTCGAGGGTTGGAAGTCCGCCGGGTAGACGAATTCCAGGCCGGCCCAATGGGTCAGCATGGCCCGTACATAGACGGTTGTCGCCACCGCCGTGCCGCGGTTGCGCACCCGGCAGAACACCGCGTTGTCCTGCCCGCGCCGCGCATTCTGATGGGGCGGAGGATCGCTCCAGGCCAAGGCCGGAATGGGGGTCGCGGCATCCTGGCGCACCCAGATGTCCGGGCTTGCCCACCAGTTGCCGGCGGAGGGCACGGTGCCCGTGTCGGCGAGATTTTCGCGCACGTAGACGTCCGCGAGCGGCAGCGTCCCATCCAGGGCCAGGCCCACGGCGGCCTGCACGTCAAGGCGCCCGGCGCCGTACCAGCGGCTGTAATCGCTCAGCCCATCGCCGTCGAGATCCTGCCATTGACCGATGGCGTTGGCCTGGGCCGCGTCGATGCGTGCGCAGGATTGGCGCAGGATGTCGCGCACCTGCACCCAGTTCAACGTGGGGCGCGCCGAGAGGATGAGGGCCACGGCGCCCGCCACCGTGGGCGTGGAATGACTGGTGCCGCCGAAGGAAACGGCGTAGTCGTTGCATGTGGCAGGCCCCGGGCAACCGTCCACGTTGCCCGTGCCGACCCGCACCGCCGAGAGGATCGGGTCGATGGGGTTGCCCGCACCGTTGTAGGCGGTGTGCGAAGGCGAAACCAGGTCGGGCTTGCGCAGGGCGGTGGCGCCAAAGGGGCTGAACAGAGCGCGCCGGTCGACGGCCGTGGCGATATTGTTCACGTTGCCGTTAGGATCGGCGTGAAAGGATACGGGAATCGGGTTGGTCGGATTGACGTTGATGCTTGAGCCGACGGCGATGGTTTTTTGGTAGGTCGGCCAAGCGCGAAAAGAGGCGCCCGCGGCGTTGGTGAAGTCGATATAGCCGGTGTTGCCCAGGGAAAAGCACAGCACGCAGCCGCGGCCGCCGCGCCCGTAGGTGGTGAGGAAATCAAAGCAGTCGCGGATGGTGTTGGAGAGGGCCAGACCGTTGGACCCCCAGGAACTCGAAATCACATCGGCGGCGCGTGCCGGAGGCGCTGCCGGAAAGCCCGCCGCCGTGGAGCCGTTGAGGAAACCGCCGACCCACAGGTAGATATCGGCCATGAGCACCGTGTTGGCGGCGCCGCCGATGCGCGCGCCGATGAGGTGGCAGTTGGGCGCGACCCCCGGCATGCCCCGGTTATCGTCGAAGGCGGCGGTCGCCGAGGCGGCGCACTGGGTGCCGTGGTTGCCGCCCAGGCCAGCCGCGGTTTGCGCGACGATGGGCGCGGCCGCGAAGTTCATGGAGCTCACCAGTTTGCTGGTGCCGTCGGTCAGGTTGGCCGTCAGATCCGGGTGGTTGGGGGCCACGCCATCGAGGTCGATGACGCCGATGGTGATGTCGGGCGACCCCCCGCGCAGGGCGACGGCCACGTTGTCCAGCAGATCCCAAGCATCATCGGCGTTGATGAGGGGCAGATGCGGCAGCTGTCCCCACAGGGGATCGTTGGGGGTGTATTGATCCGCTTCCACCGCGAAGGTCAGGTTGGGTTCGACGTAGATCACCCGCCCGCTGCGTGCCAGGGCGTCGGCCGCCTTGAGCAGATCGTAGGAGGGGGCCCCCTCGCGCGTCAGCACAAAGGCGTTGCCCGCATGGCGCAGTTCGCGCAGGATTTTCAAGCCCGCGCCCCCCGCCAGCCGTTCGGCTTCCGGCCGGCGGACGTCATCGACAAAACGCACGATCAGTTCGTTGGTCAGGCCGAGGGGCGGTCGCTCGCCGTGCTCGATGGCGCGCGCGATTTCGACATGGAGCTTGGCGGCGCTGAGTTCCTTGGCCAGGGCCTGAACGCTTTCCAGGTACCCTTCGATGTGGGCGAAAACGTCATCGGAGGCACTGGTCGCCCGCGGCGAGACCGGGCGCCATTTGAGCTTGTGCGCCTTGGCCAGTTTGGCAAACACCTCGGCCGCGTTCTTTCCCCGGACCCGCAGCAGAAAGGCATCCTCCCTCGGCATGAAGGCCAGGCGGTCAAGACCCTGGCTGTAGGAAAGCTGCCCGGGATGGCGCAGGCCGATCACCACCTGGGTCACCTCATCGCGCAATTCAATGCCGTGGGATTCCGGTTCGAAGCCTTCCGCCGCGACCTCGATCCGCAGCTTCTCGCCGGGGCGGCCGCGGCCCACCCAGCGGTCTTCCTCGAACTGCAATTTGACCGGTTTCTGCTCGGCTGTGATCGCCTGAACCCGGGCGTCCTTGATCAGCCGAAAGTGGGCATCCACGATTCTGAGCCACAGGGTGTGCATGGTCGTTCTCCTTGGGGAATCAACAAGCGGTTGCGTGGGTTCGGGTGCCCTTTGCCTGCCTTGGGATTCGCAGCCTTTCGCGGGGATTGCCCTCGGGCCAGAGCGCGTGCACGCCGACAGGTTTTTTCATTAACAAAGTGACCTTTGCGCTAACTATGCCGCAGCCTAGGGCGTTGTCAAATCGCCAAAAAGGTGTTGGAAAAATTAATTTTCCTAAGCACTGTTCACGCTGGGTAACAGCCCGGCGAGGCTCAAGACAAGGGAGGAAAATGCTTCAGGATTTGGGATAAGGATGGGGGGCAGGACGCCAAAGCCGAGTCTGGCCAGGACTTCACAAGGAGGCGGGGCTTACAGCAGTTGCAGGGGCATCTCCTGCAGGGCGGCGAGTTGCTCACGCAGTTCGAGGATATGCTCGCCCCAGTAGCGGGTGGTGTTGAACCAGGGAAAATTGGCGGGAAAGGCGGGATCTTCCCAGCGCCGCGCCAGCCAGGCGCAATAATGCAGGATGCGCAGGGAGCGCAGAGCTTCGATGAGGCGCAATTCACGGGGATTGAAGTCGAAGAATTCACCGTAGCCTTCGACGATGTCACTCAGTTGAATTTGCCGGCGACCGCGGTCGCCGGAGAGCATCATCCAGAGATCCTGCACGGCGGGCGCCAGGCGGGCATCATCGAGATCGACCAGGTGCGGCGCATTGTCGCGCCACAGAACGTTGCCGGCGTGACAGTCGCCGTGGGTGCGGAGAAAACGAGGACTCACCTCCTGGAAAAGTGCTTCGACGGCCTGCAGCAGGTCGCGGCTCAGGGCGTCGTAGTTGGCTTTGTAGTCCGGCGGGATGAACCGCTCGCTGATCAACTCCACGCTCTCGCAGCCAAAGCTCTGTACGTCGAGGGCCGGGCGGTGTCGGAAGGGCTGGGTGGCGCCGATGCGGTGCAGTCGCCCGAGCAGGCGGCCCATGATCAGCAGGTTGTCGCCGTGATCGAATTCCGGGGCGTGCCCGCCCTGGCGCGGATACAGGGCAAAGCGCATGCCGTGATGATGAAACAAGCTCTCGCCCTGCGCATTGCGCAGCGGCGCCACCACCGGCAGTTCATGCTCGGCCAGTTCCAGGGCAAAGCCATGTTCCTCGCGGATTTGCGCATCCGTCCAGCGCCCGGATCGATAGAACTTGGCGATCAGCGGCGCCCCGTCCTCGACGCCCACCTGATAGACGCGGTTTTCGTAGCTGTTGAGCGCCAGTGTACGGCAGTCGCAGCGATAGCCCTGGCTTTCCACCGCATCCATGATGAAATCGGGAGTGAGTTTGTGGAAGGGGTGGGGGGAGAGGGTCATGCCGGCGCTTCTTTCCATGGGGGGATTCAAACCAGCAAAAACAAAACCTTCACCGCGATGATCTTGCTGATCAGGGCGACGGGATAGACCGTGGCGTAGGCCGATTGCGCATAGGGCGTGGCCGAGAGGCCGGCGGCGGCTTCAAGGCCCGAGGCGCTGGTCATGCCGCCGACCAGCACGCCGATCAGACGCAGAAAGCGGATGCGCAACAGCCACAGGCCAAGCAGGGCGCCGACGGCGACGGGCAGCAGGGTGACGAGCATGCCGGAGAAAAGTAGTGGCAGGCCGTAGCTTTGCAGGGTGGCGACGAAGGTGGTGCCGGCCGTGGTGCCCACCGCCGCCATGAACAGGGCCAGACCCAGGTCGCGGATCAGGCGGTTGCCGGTGGTGGGGATTTCCCAGATGAGTCGCCCGGTCTGATAGCGCGCGCCAAGCAGCAGCCCCGCGAGCAGCGCGCCGCCGGTGGTGCCGAGGGTGAAATCGCCGATCAGCGGCAGGGGCAGGGTGATCTGGCCAAGCAGCATGCCGAGCAGCAGCCCGAGCAGAATCGGCAGCAGGCTGATGTCGTAGGTGGCCTTGAGGTCGTTGCCGACGATGCGGCTGATGTTGCGCAGGGAGCGCTCGTCGCCCACCGCGTGCAGCACGTCGCCCAGGTGCAGGCGGGTGTTGGCGTCGGCGGGCAGATCCACGCCGTTGCGCGTGATGCGCGCCACCTGCACGTTGAACACCTCGCGAAAGTTGAAAAAGCCCAGGGTGGCGCCGGCGAACTCGCGCTTGGAGACGACGATGTCCTTTTTCGTCAGCACCCGGTCAAAGGCGATTTCCCCCTCCACCGGACGGCCGATGTAGAGCTGCACCTTCTCCAGATCGGCGGGGCGGCCCACCACGCGCAGCCGGTCGCCCTCCTCAAGCACCGTGTCCGCACCCACCAGAATCGGCTCGGCGGCGCCCTTGCGCAGCAGGCGGGTGATGGTCACCGGAGCGATGCTCTTGAGAAAGATGTCCACCACGCGCTTGCCGAAGAGGTTGGGATTGCTCACTTCGATATGCTGAAAGG
It contains:
- a CDS encoding serine/threonine protein kinase; its protein translation is MTLSPHPFHKLTPDFIMDAVESQGYRCDCRTLALNSYENRVYQVGVEDGAPLIAKFYRSGRWTDAQIREEHGFALELAEHELPVVAPLRNAQGESLFHHHGMRFALYPRQGGHAPEFDHGDNLLIMGRLLGRLHRIGATQPFRHRPALDVQSFGCESVELISERFIPPDYKANYDALSRDLLQAVEALFQEVSPRFLRTHGDCHAGNVLWRDNAPHLVDLDDARLAPAVQDLWMMLSGDRGRRQIQLSDIVEGYGEFFDFNPRELRLIEALRSLRILHYCAWLARRWEDPAFPANFPWFNTTRYWGEHILELREQLAALQEMPLQLL
- a CDS encoding S8 family serine peptidase, whose translation is MHTLWLRIVDAHFRLIKDARVQAITAEQKPVKLQFEEDRWVGRGRPGEKLRIEVAAEGFEPESHGIELRDEVTQVVIGLRHPGQLSYSQGLDRLAFMPREDAFLLRVRGKNAAEVFAKLAKAHKLKWRPVSPRATSASDDVFAHIEGYLESVQALAKELSAAKLHVEIARAIEHGERPPLGLTNELIVRFVDDVRRPEAERLAGGAGLKILRELRHAGNAFVLTREGAPSYDLLKAADALARSGRVIYVEPNLTFAVEADQYTPNDPLWGQLPHLPLINADDAWDLLDNVAVALRGGSPDITIGVIDLDGVAPNHPDLTANLTDGTSKLVSSMNFAAAPIVAQTAAGLGGNHGTQCAASATAAFDDNRGMPGVAPNCHLIGARIGGAANTVLMADIYLWVGGFLNGSTAAGFPAAPPARAADVISSSWGSNGLALSNTIRDCFDFLTTYGRGGRGCVLCFSLGNTGYIDFTNAAGASFRAWPTYQKTIAVGSSINVNPTNPIPVSFHADPNGNVNNIATAVDRRALFSPFGATALRKPDLVSPSHTAYNGAGNPIDPILSAVRVGTGNVDGCPGPATCNDYAVSFGGTSHSTPTVAGAVALILSARPTLNWVQVRDILRQSCARIDAAQANAIGQWQDLDGDGLSDYSRWYGAGRLDVQAAVGLALDGTLPLADVYVRENLADTGTVPSAGNWWASPDIWVRQDAATPIPALAWSDPPPHQNARRGQDNAVFCRVRNRGTAVATTVYVRAMLTHWAGLEFVYPADFQPSNNVGAPLPNPLVPGTYLIGEARIDNLGVGADQIVKFTWPQALIPPATVMVGGATVHWHPCLLVEASPHDGPAPVGGLAVPVQGNNNIAQRNISIVDAGDPDADLFVGMIAGTRSAFGVATLILDASLLRGAAAIRLHLADARAMKQLTAGIRQAVAEQLVPAPQGETGDPCAVIIEQHTRLRIVCGPCETVIEAAPGSRILTCGGRSGEPAKVNFIKHQNLEAVELVGLRGRIEVPMRLAGNQYVPLLVAVSGPAEGDLQLAQRRGDGEISAGYGIRRTRS
- a CDS encoding DUF362 domain-containing protein — protein: MGTHYITEDCTTCGACEPVCPVEAISPGDPMYVIDKETCTDCGACDDVCPVEAIKY
- a CDS encoding aspartate:alanine exchanger family transporter, producing MNLLHNPIFLLLLVIVLGELLGKARLWNLSLGSSSIIFVALAFGHFGYTLPAEVQTIGLAMFIYAVGLQAGPGFLSSFRNHGLIMALLVLIMTAVGIGVTYLCCRLFGFDAGIGAGLLAGAMTSTPSLAAAVELLGPDQAPAAYGVTYGFGIIGVALAVKLLPALLRRDIAREEEQLARELAEINPPITFQHIEVSNPNLFGKRVVDIFLKSIAPVTITRLLRKGAAEPILVGADTVLEEGDRLRVVGRPADLEKVQLYIGRPVEGEIAFDRVLTKKDIVVSKREFAGATLGFFNFREVFNVQVARITRNGVDLPADANTRLHLGDVLHAVGDERSLRNISRIVGNDLKATYDISLLPILLGLLLGMLLGQITLPLPLIGDFTLGTTGGALLAGLLLGARYQTGRLIWEIPTTGNRLIRDLGLALFMAAVGTTAGTTFVATLQSYGLPLLFSGMLVTLLPVAVGALLGLWLLRIRFLRLIGVLVGGMTSASGLEAAAGLSATPYAQSAYATVYPVALISKIIAVKVLFLLV